In Musa acuminata AAA Group cultivar baxijiao chromosome BXJ2-8, Cavendish_Baxijiao_AAA, whole genome shotgun sequence, one genomic interval encodes:
- the LOC135618219 gene encoding uncharacterized protein LOC135618219 — MAACGSLSSLFEKPMPENPTLIDSLSSRNQIMPNEPVDNSCFTEIFGEIHFQETPAPPPATAADRAPSFDLSDLDQNCTRGRGDKSSLDSLLGLDKKQDACDSSSSSSNRGFPPKKSDKLQLCTERLGSESSDGVDDLMKDGGDEWSRGHRKEKVDAERVNSDGGHPRNCSGARTEPGGFPPPISSIGRSGKSWSYFRSFRQNGRFVLREVRIPTQDLLHASREDGRLKLQLLHPDEDEDDDDDDEEEEQEEKGQQL; from the coding sequence ATGGCCGCCTGTGGCAGCTTGAGCTCACTGTTCGAGAAGCCGATGCCGGAAAACCCCACGCTGATCGATTCCCTCTCTTCCCggaatcaaatcatgcccaacgAACCAGTCGACAACTCCTGCTTCACCGAGATCTTCGGCGAGATCCACTTCCAAGAGACGCCCGCGCCGCCGCCTGCCACCGCGGCCGACCGCGCCCCGTCGTTCGACTTGTCCGACCTCGACCAGAACTGCACGCGCGGCCGTGGCGACAAATCGTCCCTGGACTCTCTTCTCGGCCTGGACAAGAAGCAGGACGCATGTGActcgagcagcagcagcagcaaccgcGGCTTCCCTCCGAAGAAGTCGGACAAGCTGCAGCTGTGCACCGAACGCCTGGGGTCAGAGAGCTCCGATGGAGTCGATGACTTGATGAAGGACGGCGGCGACGAGTGGAGTCGCGGTCACCGGAAGGAGAAGGTCGACGCCGAAAGGGTTAACAGTGACGGTGGCCACCCGAGGAACTGCTCTGGTGCGAGAACGGAGCCCGGTGGGTTTCCACCGCCGATATCCTCGATAGGTCGGAGCGGCAAGTCATGGAGCTACTTCAGATCTTTCAGGCAGAACGGAAGGTTTGTTCTGAGAGAGGTCAGAATCCCCACGCAGGACTTGTTGCATGCTTCACGCGAAGATGGGCGGCTAAAACTGCAACTGCTCCATCCCGACGAAGAcgaagatgatgatgacgatgatgaggaggaggagcaagAAGAGAAGGGTCAACAGCTTTGA
- the LOC135619505 gene encoding pentatricopeptide repeat-containing protein At2g15630, mitochondrial-like, giving the protein MARDGSLGRRCLASVAVARRSPCDVLPAAAFSSSSSTSTPRQAADSLELDADAIAASVRCCRWPALDPLLPRLSHPLLSAVLLRLRPSPDLIPRFLHRVGLHRLDLRSLSTAAAILSSLRPPNPALQLLKKAISARRSDLPKHLFDALVEAHQELELSDPPVVFDLLLKAYADAGEPERALQVFYLMKDANFVPRIESCNALLSAFLKSDHKDRAWVLYAEMFRMRIPSTVVTFNIMINVLCKEGKLKKAKAFMQHMESFGVWPTVITYNTIIHGHCSRGKVQMGIEMLDIMREKAIEPDSYTYGTLISGLCKEGRLQDASMMFVEMQDRGLVPTAVTYNALIDGCCNKGNLDDSFRYRDEMVEKGIEPTVCTYNLLVHALFMEGRNEEARTLIKEMEQKGMVPDAITFNILINGYCKEGNADKAFKMFEEMKGKGIRPTRVTYTSLIYGFCKKNRLAEADGLFKEAMHKGLLPDLVMYNALIDGHCGGGKMERAFELLKELERKKIAPDEVTFNSLMRGLCLLGKVEEARGLIDEMTRRGIIPDLVSYNTLISGYSRRGDVKDALSVRDLMLSRGFNPTLITYNALIQGLCKNGEGDHAEQLLKEMVSKGITPVDSTYMALIEGFGDGKNTIKNE; this is encoded by the coding sequence ATGGCCCGCGACGGCAGCCTCGGGCGGCGATGCCTCGCGAGCGTCGCCGTCGCCCGCCGCTCCCCTTGCGACGTGCTCCccgccgcagccttctcctcctcctcctccacctccactcCACGGCAGGCTGCCGATTCCCTTGAACTAGATGCGGATGCCATCGCCGCCTCCGTGCGCTGTTGCCGTTGGCCTGCTCTCGACCCCCTTCTACCCCGCCTCTCCCATCCTCTCCTCTCCGccgtcctcctccgcctccgccccTCCCCCGACCTCATCCCCCGCTTCCTCCACCGCGTTGGACTCCACCGCCTCGATCTCCGCTCCCTCTCTACCGCCGCCGCAATCCTCTCCTCCCTCCGCCCGCCCAACCCCGCCCTCCAACTCCTCAAGAAAGCCATCAGCGCCCGCCGCTCCGACCTCCCAAAGCATCTCTTCGACGCCCTTGTCGAAGCCCACCAGGAGCTCGAGCTCTCTGACCCCCCTGTGGTGTTCGATCTGTTGCTCAAGGCCTACGCCGACGCCGGAGAGCCGGAGAGAGCTCTGCAAGTGTTCTATCTCATGAAAGATGCCAACTTTGTTCCAAGGATCGAGTCTTGCAACGCTTTGTTGAGCGCGTTCTTGAAGTCGGATCACAAAGACAGAGCTTGGGTTTTGTATGCCGAAATGTTTCGTATGAGGATTCCCTCGACTGTTGTGACGTTCAACATCATGATCAATGTGTTGTGCAAGGAAGGGAAGCTCAAAAAGGCTAAAGCTTTCATGCAGCACATGGAGAGCTTTGGGGTTTGGCCGACAGTCATCACCTATAACACCATTATACATGGGCATTGCTCACGCGGCAAGGTCCAAATGGGTATCGAGATGTTGGATATCATGAGGGAGAAGGCGATTGAGCCCGATTCCTACACCTATGGCACACTCATTTCTGGGCTGTGCAAGGAAGGGCGGCTGCAAGATGCATCGATGATGTTTGTTGAAATGCAAGACAGAGGTTTGGTCCCAACTGCCGTAACCTACAATGCTTTGATTGATGGGTGCTGCAACAAGGGAAACTTGGATGATTCATTTAGGTACAGGGATGAGATGGTGGAGAAGGGAATCGAGCCAACTGTGTGCACCTACAATTTGCTTGTTCATGCTTTGTTCATGGAGGGGCGGAACGAGGAGGCTCGTACTTTGATTAAAGAGATGGAACAAAAAGGAATGGTACCTGATGCAATCACATTTAACATTTTGATCAATGGGTACTGCAAGGAAGGGAACGCCGATAAGGCATTCAAGATGTTTGAGGAGATGAAAGGGAAAGGGATTCGTCCAACTAGGGTAACTTACACTTCCTTGATTTACGGTTTTTGTAAGAAAAACCGATTAGCTGAGGCCGATGGTTTATTTAAAGAGGCCATGCATAAGGGTTTGTTGCCGGATCTCGTGATGTATAATGCATTAATTGATGGACATTGTGGTGGTGGAAAAATGGAGCGAGCTTTCGAGCTTCTGAAGGAGCTGGAGAGAAAAAAGATAGCTCCTGATGAAGTTACTTTCAATTCACTGATGAGGGGGCTCTGTTTGTTGGGAAAAGTTGAAGAGGCCCGTGGACTAATTGACGAGATGACCAGACGGGGGATCATACCTGATCTTGTTAGTTATAATACTTTAATCAGTGGTTATAGCAGAAGAGGTGATGTGAAGGATGCTTTAAGTGTAAGAGATTTAATGCTGAGTAGGGGTTTCAATCCTACACTTATAACATACAATGCCCTGATACAAGGTTTGTGTAAAAATGGGGAAGGCGATCATGCTGAGCAGCTTCTTAAGGAGATGGTGAGCAAAGGTATCACTCCTGTTGACAGTACGTACATGGCACTGATTGAGGGCTTCGGCGATGGCAAGAACACAATAAAGAATGAGTAA